The DNA segment AACACAGTGAAGCCAGAGAGCTGATGTACAATGGCGCATTATTGTTCTTCAGCTATAACCAGGTAAAATGCTCTTAGGAATTTCTACCAGTGTGATATTTATGATCTAGCATATTTTGGTTTTATGAACAAAAATGATTTGTGGAAAATGCCTCCACACCTTAACTATAAAGATCTGGTGCATTTTGTAGGCAATAAGTTAGTTTCATCCGCTTTTGCTTCACTCTTCAGCAAAACAGTGCAGCAGATCTCTCCATGCTGGTGCTTGAGGTGCTGGAGAAGTCAGAGAGCAAAGTGGATGAAGATATATTAGGTGAGCGTTCTCCTGATTCAACGAATCCAAACATCTGATCAATCGCCGCTGACGCTCATGGATCTGTTGAGCAGAAAGCTTGGCTAAGCTGTTCAGCCACATGGATCACAACTCTCCGGAAAGAGTAGCCTTCGTGTCCAGAGCCTTGAAATGGTCCACGGGAGGTTCCAGCAAATTGGGCAATCCAAAGCTACACCAGCTCTTGGCTGTCACCTTGTGGAAAGGTATAACAGATAAAATGAAttcacaggaagaaaaaaaaaaaatccgccagCTTtgtcgtcttcttttttttttttctagagcaAAACTACAGTGAATCTCGTTACCACTTCCTGCATTCGTTCGACGGGGAGGGCTGTGCGCAGATGCTGGTGGAGTATTCCTCCTCTCGAGGTTTCCGCAGCGAGGTCGACATGTTTGTGGCCCAAGCGGTCCTACAGTAAGTCCGTCTCCATTATAGAGTTGAAATGTCACACAGGCTCTCgcttcccaacctttttttttttaatttgccagGTTCCTCTGCCTAAAGAACAAAAACAGCGCTTCCGTGGTGTTCAGCACGTACACGGAGAAACACCCGTCCATAGAGAGGGGTCCTCCATTTGTTCAGCCTCTTCTAAACTTTATCTGGTTTCTGCTGCTGGCAGTGGATgggtgagataaaaaaaaacaactcagctGTGTTAAAAAGAATgcatttcattgtttttttttctatttagggGTAAATTAACAGTTTTCACAGTCTTATGTGAGCAATATCAACCTTCCCTGAAGAGGGATCCCATGTATAATGAGGTGAGCGCTTAAATCGATGGATTGTTTTGCATAGGAATTCAcgattcatttttttatattaatgcaagccttaaaaaaaaaaagaaaaaaagtgggtTCACTGTATCTCAAAAGTGTTTCTTGTCTTTGTCATCTCCCTGGACATCTAAAGTACCTCGACAGAATAGGACAGGTTTTCTTCGGCGTCCCCCCCAAACAATCTGCGGCGTACGGCGGCATGCTAGGTGAGTTTTCTGAAACCGTGTCCATTGTCTTTGTAAAAACTTCCATTTCCCTGCACAGGAAACTTGCTGAACAGCCTGATGGGAGCGGGCGAGGAAGACGACGGCGTCGAAGAGGCCCGGGAGGACAGCAGCCCCATCGAGCTGGATTGAGCAGACGGCTGACGAAGAAcaaaaagaacacacacacacacacataaaaaatggGGGAGGCCACGCCCACTCTTGACTTCATCATTACTAATTTTGGTTTTCATGCACTTGACAGCATTGTAGACACGACGTTCCCTTCTTTAGCGTGTTGCTTTCTCACGGAGTGTCAATTGCTTTTGTCAGCATTTCTCTGCACCCACCACCACCATTCATTTCTAATAGTTATTTAGATTTGCCTGTTGACATGAGATTGTTTTTGGGTTTCTCATCTGtcgcaaatggatggatggatatttattgAGCTTCAGAATTCAGTGTTTTGGGTTTTAAGTCACCTATTGATGATAACCAGACCTTTAGGATATTACTAAATTCAATGCCAAGTTTTATATCATCAGTTGTGTGCAAATATGAAATTTGCATATATGATTAAATATTAAATTTCTGATAAATCAGTGGGATTGGCACTTTTGTAAGCATACAGTATGTTAGTGTTTAAAGAATCATCCCTAATCTAGAATTGCTCTCACGCGTTTGCTATcagtattggattttttttttctacagtcATCGCTGTTGTGCAACAAAAGTTCAACAGCCAAAATAACAATTTCCAAAGAGACTTTTGTGAATTGTTGCTTGTCACACCGCTACTGACGAATGCGTTCACTTTTTCTTCAGTTTGACATATTAGTCActgcagttttattttttatttttttttccctcctttgaAAACCTAAGCGGGCCGCTTTCCTTTGTCATGACAGACTAAGACAATAAACTACCATTGAGAGGATTGAGACTGATGTGAAACAAAACTTGTCCTGTCCATTTTCTTTATTGAGGcattatggggggaaaaaaagcactaaCGTTACAAATGAAATCCAGCAAGGACATTATTTGCTTCATAACCAAGCTTAATTCATAAATGATCAGCACTGTATAAATATGATGGAGGATTgagataaatatatataaattatatgaaTGGAACTGCATGATAATACAACCAACTTAAGTGCTgttttaatgtattattttaaatgCTGCTTACAGGATTCACTACAAGGCTTGTTATTAGAACGTAGCATTTATTAAATCTCTAAAAATGCTCTTGATGGCTGTAAACACAAGTAGgatgatgtttgttttcatcaAACCTAGCTAACCTTACATTTCATTAAGGCAATTTTTAGTGCTTTCCACTTTATAGTGAACCATACTTTTCCAAAATATATTTGTTGATGCTTGGTACTCAAGTACGAGACTGCAATGCGAGCCTCTGGACCGTTTCCGACAGGTGAGACATGTCAGCCTGCAGTGCCTGATGCTTCATGGACTCGAGTGTCCGAACCTAGGCATAGAATTGACTCCATTGGTACAGTGATACATTTCTCCCCCCCCCAGAAAAAATCAGTGTTGTTGCAAAACTCACAGAAATGCGCGTCTCACAGTGTCCATGTTTGTGACTGAGATTCCACAAATTGACGGCCAACTGGCTCAGCTTGTTGTTCCTCAGGTCTCCATGAGCGAGCAGGACGCAGAAGAGCGAGAAGGCCAAAGCGCCCTGGCGGCGAGTGCTCAACTGCTGCTCCCAAAACACAacaccattttctttttaatctccTCGCAAGGCAGGAGAAGCTCAAAACACAGTTCCTCACCTCGTCTCGACCGAGAACCTTCAGGTGGTCCAGGATCTGCCCAATAAGGGTCTCGCACAGTTTGTTAATCTCCGTGAGGAATTTGGGGTCTCCGCCGTATAGGGTCTCATTCGAGTCcactgaaatgttgaaaggacGATAAAAGTGTTTGTgatgaaaatgatgaaaatattttgtgtttacCTTTTGGAATTGTGTACAGGTATGTTTCCTGGCTCATGGCAGCCAGCAGTGGGAGGGCGGAGATGTACACGCGCACTTTGGCGTCACTGTTGTCCTCCCAAGCGTAATCCTGCACCATGTTGAGCACACCTCGGACTAAGTAGAGCACACCATGTTCTGGATGATCCTGTAAGCATGCATATTATGAACACTTAACTCCATGCTGGTCTATAAAAAGTCTCTTGTTAGTACCGGGACGACTAGAAGCGTAGCCAGGAAGTTGTTGACAAAGTCGAGCAGGAAACTCTCCGAAGA comes from the Syngnathus typhle isolate RoL2023-S1 ecotype Sweden linkage group LG18, RoL_Styp_1.0, whole genome shotgun sequence genome and includes:
- the get4 gene encoding Golgi to ER traffic protein 4 homolog; the protein is MMSEQESLRGSSGRNRGGVQRVEGKLRASVEKGDYYEAHQMYRTLFFRYMSQAKHSEARELMYNGALLFFSYNQQNSAADLSMLVLEVLEKSESKVDEDILESLAKLFSHMDHNSPERVAFVSRALKWSTGGSSKLGNPKLHQLLAVTLWKEQNYSESRYHFLHSFDGEGCAQMLVEYSSSRGFRSEVDMFVAQAVLQFLCLKNKNSASVVFSTYTEKHPSIERGPPFVQPLLNFIWFLLLAVDGGKLTVFTVLCEQYQPSLKRDPMYNEYLDRIGQVFFGVPPKQSAAYGGMLGNLLNSLMGAGEEDDGVEEAREDSSPIELD